The Halomicronema hongdechloris C2206 genome includes a window with the following:
- a CDS encoding metallothionein — MTTVTQMKCACDSCLCIVDTSKAVEKEGHYYCSEACANGHPEGSGCGHTGCTCHS; from the coding sequence ATGACGACTGTTACTCAAATGAAATGTGCCTGTGACTCTTGCCTGTGCATTGTGGACACCAGCAAGGCGGTTGAAAAAGAGGGTCACTACTATTGCAGCGAGGCCTGTGCGAATGGCCATCCTGAAGGATCGGGGTGTGGTCATACGGGCTGTACGTGTCACAGCTAA
- a CDS encoding cation transporter: protein MADHCCQHKAEALTQLKKRQARVLWAVLGINLAMFVVEFGAGLRADSLSLTGDSLDMLGDALVYGTSLYVIHRSVKAQAGAALLKGVIMFGFAIAVFARAVYQFVTEAAPTAEIMGFVGLLALVANLICLLLLTRHRQDNLNMSSVWLCSRNDIIANTSVLVAAGLVLLTQSPIPDLLVGLLLTVVFARSAGTVLSQSWRAIA from the coding sequence ATGGCCGATCACTGTTGTCAGCACAAGGCCGAAGCCCTGACTCAACTCAAAAAGCGTCAGGCTCGGGTGCTTTGGGCGGTGTTGGGGATTAATCTCGCGATGTTTGTCGTCGAGTTTGGGGCGGGGCTGCGAGCCGATTCCCTTTCCCTCACAGGGGATTCCCTGGATATGTTGGGAGACGCTTTGGTCTATGGCACCAGCCTCTATGTGATTCACCGCAGCGTTAAGGCTCAGGCTGGGGCGGCTTTGCTGAAGGGTGTGATTATGTTTGGATTTGCGATCGCGGTCTTCGCCCGTGCCGTTTACCAGTTTGTGACCGAGGCTGCACCCACAGCAGAAATCATGGGCTTCGTGGGCTTGCTGGCGCTGGTGGCTAACCTGATCTGCCTGTTGCTGCTCACCCGCCATCGCCAGGACAACTTGAACATGTCTTCTGTTTGGCTCTGCTCCCGCAATGACATCATTGCCAACACATCCGTTTTGGTCGCTGCGGGACTGGTGTTGCTCACCCAGTCTCCCATACCGGATTTGTTAGTGGGTCTGCTGCTCACCGTCGTTTTTGCCCGTTCTGCCGGAACAGTCCTGTCGCAATCCTGGCGTGCGATCGCGTAA
- a CDS encoding GUN4 domain-containing protein, translated as MNDPQNHFDWERFIGLLLAIGVVIVFVFFLFLPPDINQLTLPIIRFLAALAAGLSAYLFAGSLDFVGSLSNRIQVKAAGAFAAFIAVFFLFSHGLPQNPVVSDPQAPPTSIPEDQTLSDFSTLESLLSSGNWRESDRETGKVMLDIMGRAQQGTIEPGNISSFPCEELREIDSLWVKYSNGKFGFSVQEEIWAGLGSPTVVIPGKISELNTFMTFVGWGFADSIFSYEDFDFDIEQAPKGHLPAWLHDVYCFGESEKCFWEVIVAPLVRTEICISGT; from the coding sequence ATGAATGATCCACAGAATCACTTTGACTGGGAAAGATTTATAGGATTACTTTTAGCTATTGGTGTCGTTATAGTCTTTGTATTTTTTTTATTTCTCCCCCCAGACATAAACCAGCTCACGTTACCTATCATTAGATTTTTAGCTGCTCTTGCAGCCGGGCTTTCAGCATACTTGTTTGCAGGCAGCTTAGATTTTGTGGGTTCACTTTCTAATCGAATACAAGTTAAGGCAGCGGGGGCATTTGCTGCATTTATAGCTGTTTTCTTCCTTTTCAGCCATGGTCTTCCCCAAAATCCAGTTGTCTCTGACCCTCAAGCTCCACCTACGTCTATCCCAGAGGATCAAACACTTTCTGATTTCTCTACTTTGGAAAGTCTTCTAAGTTCCGGTAATTGGAGAGAATCAGATCGAGAAACTGGTAAAGTAATGCTTGATATTATGGGAAGGGCTCAGCAAGGAACGATAGAACCTGGTAACATATCAAGCTTTCCCTGTGAGGAATTACGAGAAATTGACTCGCTTTGGGTCAAGTATAGCAACGGGAAATTTGGTTTCAGTGTTCAAGAGGAAATATGGGCAGGCTTAGGAAGTCCAACGGTAGTAATTCCAGGTAAGATTTCAGAACTCAATACATTCATGACATTTGTTGGTTGGGGATTTGCTGATAGCATTTTCAGCTATGAGGATTTCGATTTTGATATTGAACAAGCTCCAAAAGGGCATCTTCCAGCGTGGCTTCACGATGTTTATTGTTTTGGTGAAAGTGAGAAGTGCTTCTGGGAAGTAATTGTAGCTCCTCTAGTTCGTACAGAAATTTGTATTTCTGGTACATAG
- a CDS encoding DUF4160 domain-containing protein has translation MPTVLQVGPYSFIFFSSDRGEPAHIHVKRDRQLAKFWLDSVSLGKNRGFKDHELNDISRLVEEHEQILLEAWHDYFDA, from the coding sequence ATGCCTACAGTTCTTCAGGTTGGTCCCTACAGTTTCATCTTTTTCAGCTCTGATAGAGGCGAACCTGCTCACATCCACGTGAAGCGTGATCGGCAGCTAGCTAAATTTTGGCTTGATTCTGTTTCTTTAGGAAAGAATCGAGGGTTTAAGGACCACGAATTGAACGATATTTCTCGGCTGGTGGAGGAACACGAACAAATACTGTTGGAGGCTTGGCATGACTACTTTGACGCTTGA
- a CDS encoding DUF2442 domain-containing protein — translation MTTLTLETEPLALQVSVTDKNLIVDLVDGRSLIVPLSWYPRLLQASQKERQNWQLLGDGYAIEWVDLDEHIGIEGLLAGRKSGESNNSFERWLATRGTSSQNEQAKNSNVADS, via the coding sequence ATGACTACTTTGACGCTTGAAACAGAACCCCTTGCATTACAAGTCAGCGTGACCGATAAAAATTTAATAGTGGACTTGGTCGATGGACGCAGTTTAATAGTTCCCTTATCTTGGTATCCTCGCTTATTGCAAGCATCTCAAAAGGAACGGCAAAACTGGCAACTCTTAGGAGACGGTTATGCAATTGAGTGGGTTGATTTAGACGAACATATTGGTATTGAAGGTTTGCTAGCTGGTAGAAAAAGTGGTGAAAGCAATAATTCTTTTGAACGTTGGCTGGCGACACGAGGCACTTCTTCACAGAATGAGCAGGCTAAAAATTCAAATGTAGCGGACAGTTAA
- a CDS encoding ArsR/SmtB family transcription factor gives MSNSKPKDICQIRCFNTELVHHVQNTLPSDDTLEIAQIIFGALADRSRLKILYALSHDQELCVCDIATLLDVKVATASHHLRKLRDLKILKYRNDGKLAYYSLRDRRVSEILSYSLKQLVD, from the coding sequence GTGAGCAACTCCAAGCCCAAGGACATTTGCCAGATTCGGTGCTTCAACACCGAGTTAGTTCACCATGTCCAAAACACGCTGCCCAGTGATGACACCCTGGAAATAGCCCAAATCATCTTTGGAGCCTTAGCTGACCGCTCTCGACTGAAAATTCTCTATGCCCTGAGCCATGACCAGGAACTCTGCGTCTGCGATATCGCCACCCTGCTAGACGTTAAAGTCGCGACCGCCTCCCATCACCTACGCAAACTGCGGGACTTGAAGATTCTCAAATATCGCAATGATGGCAAGCTGGCCTACTATTCACTGCGCGATCGGCGGGTATCCGAAATTCTCAGTTATTCGCTGAAGCAGTTGGTGGATTAG
- a CDS encoding lysine N(6)-hydroxylase/L-ornithine N(5)-oxygenase family protein, translating to MVQRTGLRPSPAVHHPDPNAHALRTFAEGRYDKLHPPYDRPGTRLFQEFCDTVVQRWQLQNHVVTAAVTRLETLQKRPFRFRLTLSTGNTVLARRVVLAMGGGQPYLPDWGKQISATYPPERLCHANQIRLPALNSLKGETVLIVGSGLTSGHLAVGAVKRGAKVVMMARRTFQEKLFDAEPGWLGPKYLKGFHEEADMQARWQMVQQARNGGSLTPAMMTRLRQLQRQGHITFYEHCQVADAQWQGDAWKVCCDTTRCMIASPINRFTASGSPRERPWISDLIPY from the coding sequence ATGGTCCAAAGGACCGGTCTTCGACCATCGCCCGCCGTCCATCATCCGGACCCCAATGCCCACGCTCTGCGCACCTTTGCCGAAGGGCGCTATGACAAACTGCACCCGCCCTACGACCGTCCCGGCACGCGCCTGTTTCAAGAGTTCTGCGACACGGTGGTGCAGCGTTGGCAGTTGCAAAATCATGTGGTGACCGCAGCAGTTACACGATTGGAGACCTTGCAGAAAAGACCTTTCCGATTTCGGTTGACTTTATCGACAGGGAATACGGTGCTGGCGCGGCGGGTCGTGCTAGCCATGGGAGGTGGGCAGCCCTACCTACCCGATTGGGGCAAGCAAATCAGTGCCACCTATCCGCCGGAAAGGTTGTGCCATGCCAACCAAATCCGGCTGCCTGCCTTGAATTCACTCAAAGGTGAAACGGTGCTCATTGTGGGCAGTGGCTTGACCAGCGGGCACCTGGCGGTCGGGGCTGTGAAGCGCGGCGCGAAAGTGGTGATGATGGCGCGACGCACGTTTCAGGAAAAGCTGTTCGATGCCGAACCGGGGTGGCTGGGGCCGAAGTATCTGAAAGGTTTCCACGAGGAAGCGGATATGCAGGCCCGCTGGCAGATGGTACAGCAAGCCCGCAATGGCGGCTCGCTCACGCCCGCGATGATGACGCGCCTGCGGCAACTCCAGCGGCAAGGGCACATCACCTTTTACGAGCACTGTCAGGTCGCGGATGCCCAGTGGCAAGGGGACGCCTGGAAGGTGTGCTGCGACACCACTCGGTGCATGATTGCATCACCCATCAACCGATTCACCGCATCTGGCTCGCCACGGGAACGACCCTGGATATCCGATCTCATCCCTTATTGA